The following are encoded in a window of Natronoarchaeum philippinense genomic DNA:
- a CDS encoding DNA-directed DNA polymerase II large subunit, which translates to MREADERYFERLENPLEDAFEVAREAKRRGGDPEPEVEIPTARDMADRVENILGIDGVAERVRDLEGEMSREEAALELVTDFVDGEVGDYESREGKVEGAVRTAVALLTEGVVAAPIEGIDRVEINENDDGTEFVAVYYAGPIRSAGGTAQALSVLVADYARSLLGVDEFKARDDEIERYAEEVGLYDKETGLQYSPKDKETKFITKNCPIMLDGEATGDEEVSGFRDLERIDTNSARGGMCLVLAEGIALKAPKIKRYTSQLDEVEWPWLTDLMEGTIGKDDGEDADDADAEEEASADDGEAAPEDADDAGADADEEDAEPAGPPRVDPSKKFLRDLIAGRPVFSHPSESGGFRLRYGRSRNHGFATAGVHPATMHLVDDFLATGTQIKTEMPGKAAGVVPVDTIEGPTVRLANGEVRRIDDPETALELRNGVEKILDLGEYLVNYGEFVENNHPLAPASYTVEWWVQEFAETDADVQAMEDSVRVDLSNPDPSEAIEWAREYDAPLHPDYTYLWHDIDAEQFAALADAVAAGAVETESIDHATADADTDDHLVLDRDETVREAIEALLVGHTQTDDHLRIPVWRPLALTLGFEIEAAADPAIDGEVAKADGGTVSADSPTLERTWDDLSEDARAWPNAMEAIREVAPFEVRERAPTRVGNRMGRPEKSEERELSPAVHTLFPIGEAGGSQRDVAAAGKHADTMEDTPGMIEVEVARRECTSCGAETFKAACPECDSQTEPHYQCPDCETRLEPDESGRVYCERCEVEGTCVEQRVIDINEEYRDALGSVGERENAFEMLKGVKGLTSATKTPEPIEKGILRAKHDVSAFKDGTVRYDMTDLPVTSVRPSELDVTADQFRQLGYEEDIHGDPLQHDDQLVELKVQDIVLSDGAAEHMLQTADFVDDLLDQYYGLDRYYEVEERDDLVGKLVFGMAPHTSAAVVGRVVGFTSAAVGYAHPFFHASKRRNCFHPETEIRYREGGRRSIYERDQLAEDELPAEEQPRTATIRTFVENRLDDPETDDFGTQYQELDEDVWTLSYSGVCQPKRVDTVSKHPAPDHLLDIRTRGGRRLRVTPDHTMLRYDQDASEELHQNYWKAEKVSAQELSVGDDVPVPSPPEDGSIDDFLFSPVKDKNDHPPAVTDWDTIESVEIVGSDVDYVYCLTVEDTNTVCSNGILTGQCDGDEDCVMLLLDGLLNFSKSYLPDQRGGRMDAPLVMSSRIDPSEIDDEAHNMDVVDRYPLEFYEATRELADPGEVDVEIAEDTLGTDLEYTGFRHTHDTSNIALGPDLSAYKTLGSMMDKMDAQLEISRKLRAVDETDVAERVIEYHFLPDLIGNLRAFSRQETRCLDCGEKYRRMPLTGECRECGGRVNLTVHQGSVNKYMETAIRVAEEFGARDYTKQRLEVLEKSLESIFENDKNKQTGIADFM; encoded by the coding sequence ATGCGCGAGGCAGACGAGCGGTACTTCGAGCGACTCGAAAATCCCCTCGAAGACGCCTTCGAGGTGGCCCGCGAGGCAAAGCGCCGCGGCGGCGACCCCGAGCCGGAAGTCGAGATTCCGACCGCGCGCGACATGGCCGATCGGGTCGAGAACATCCTCGGGATCGACGGCGTCGCCGAGCGCGTCCGCGACCTCGAAGGCGAGATGAGCCGCGAGGAGGCCGCGCTCGAACTCGTGACCGACTTCGTCGACGGCGAGGTCGGCGACTACGAGAGCCGCGAGGGGAAAGTCGAGGGCGCGGTTCGGACGGCGGTCGCGCTGCTGACCGAGGGCGTCGTCGCGGCGCCGATCGAGGGGATCGACCGCGTCGAGATCAACGAGAACGACGACGGCACCGAGTTCGTCGCCGTCTACTACGCCGGGCCGATCCGCTCTGCGGGCGGGACCGCGCAGGCGCTCTCCGTCCTCGTCGCCGACTACGCCCGGTCGCTGCTCGGCGTCGACGAGTTCAAAGCCCGCGACGACGAGATCGAGCGCTACGCCGAGGAGGTGGGCCTCTACGACAAGGAGACGGGCCTCCAGTACTCGCCGAAGGACAAGGAGACGAAGTTCATCACGAAGAACTGCCCCATCATGCTCGACGGGGAGGCCACCGGCGACGAGGAGGTCTCTGGCTTCCGTGACTTAGAGCGGATCGACACCAACAGCGCCCGCGGCGGAATGTGTCTCGTGCTCGCGGAGGGGATCGCGCTCAAGGCGCCGAAGATCAAGCGCTACACCTCCCAGCTAGACGAGGTCGAGTGGCCGTGGCTCACCGACCTGATGGAGGGCACCATCGGGAAAGACGACGGCGAGGATGCCGACGATGCAGACGCCGAGGAGGAGGCGAGTGCCGACGACGGCGAGGCCGCCCCGGAGGACGCCGACGACGCCGGTGCGGACGCTGACGAGGAGGACGCCGAACCCGCGGGCCCACCGCGAGTCGACCCGAGCAAGAAGTTCCTCCGCGACCTGATCGCCGGCCGCCCCGTCTTTTCCCATCCCAGCGAGAGCGGCGGGTTCCGGCTTCGCTACGGGCGCTCGCGCAACCACGGCTTTGCGACGGCGGGGGTCCACCCCGCGACGATGCATCTGGTCGACGACTTCCTCGCGACGGGAACGCAGATCAAGACCGAGATGCCCGGCAAGGCCGCTGGCGTCGTCCCGGTCGACACCATCGAGGGGCCGACGGTCCGACTCGCCAACGGCGAAGTCCGTCGGATCGACGATCCCGAAACCGCGCTGGAACTGCGCAACGGCGTCGAGAAGATCCTCGATCTGGGCGAGTACCTCGTCAACTACGGCGAGTTCGTCGAGAACAACCACCCGCTCGCGCCGGCCTCCTACACCGTCGAGTGGTGGGTCCAAGAGTTCGCCGAGACCGACGCCGACGTGCAGGCGATGGAGGACTCGGTGCGCGTCGATCTCTCGAACCCCGACCCCAGCGAAGCGATCGAGTGGGCCCGCGAGTACGACGCCCCGCTCCATCCCGACTACACCTACCTCTGGCACGACATCGACGCCGAGCAGTTCGCTGCGCTGGCCGACGCCGTCGCCGCCGGTGCGGTCGAAACCGAGTCGATCGACCACGCCACCGCCGACGCCGACACCGACGACCACCTCGTGCTCGACCGCGACGAGACCGTCCGCGAGGCGATCGAGGCGCTGCTGGTCGGACACACCCAGACCGACGACCACCTCCGAATCCCGGTGTGGCGCCCGCTCGCGCTGACGCTCGGCTTCGAGATCGAGGCGGCAGCCGACCCGGCGATCGACGGAGAAGTCGCAAAGGCCGACGGCGGAACGGTATCGGCCGATTCGCCGACGCTCGAACGAACGTGGGACGACCTCTCGGAGGACGCCCGCGCGTGGCCCAACGCGATGGAGGCGATCCGCGAGGTCGCCCCCTTCGAGGTCCGCGAGCGGGCGCCGACCCGCGTCGGCAACCGGATGGGTCGGCCCGAGAAATCCGAGGAGCGAGAGTTGAGCCCGGCCGTCCACACGCTGTTCCCGATCGGCGAGGCCGGCGGCAGCCAGCGCGACGTCGCCGCCGCGGGCAAGCACGCCGACACGATGGAAGACACCCCCGGCATGATCGAGGTGGAAGTCGCCCGCCGCGAGTGTACGAGCTGCGGCGCCGAGACGTTCAAGGCGGCCTGCCCGGAGTGTGACAGCCAGACCGAACCGCACTACCAGTGTCCCGACTGCGAGACGCGCCTCGAACCCGACGAGTCCGGTCGAGTCTACTGCGAGCGCTGCGAGGTCGAGGGCACCTGCGTCGAACAGCGCGTGATCGACATCAACGAGGAGTACCGCGACGCGCTCGGGAGCGTCGGCGAACGCGAGAACGCCTTCGAGATGCTCAAAGGCGTCAAGGGGCTCACCTCGGCGACCAAGACGCCCGAACCGATCGAGAAGGGCATTCTCCGGGCGAAACACGACGTGTCGGCGTTCAAGGACGGCACCGTCCGCTACGACATGACCGACCTCCCCGTCACGTCGGTCCGGCCGTCCGAACTCGACGTGACGGCCGACCAGTTCCGCCAACTGGGCTACGAGGAGGACATCCACGGCGACCCGCTCCAGCACGACGATCAGCTCGTCGAGCTGAAAGTCCAAGACATCGTCCTCTCGGACGGCGCCGCCGAGCACATGCTCCAGACCGCCGACTTCGTCGACGACCTCCTCGATCAGTACTACGGGCTCGACCGGTACTACGAGGTCGAGGAACGCGACGATCTGGTGGGGAAATTGGTGTTCGGGATGGCACCCCACACGAGCGCGGCGGTCGTGGGGCGAGTGGTCGGGTTTACGAGTGCAGCCGTCGGCTACGCGCATCCGTTCTTCCACGCTTCGAAACGGCGGAACTGCTTCCATCCGGAGACCGAGATCAGATACCGGGAAGGTGGGAGGCGATCGATTTACGAGAGAGATCAGCTCGCAGAAGACGAACTACCGGCCGAAGAACAACCCCGAACGGCGACGATACGAACGTTTGTCGAGAATCGGCTCGATGACCCGGAAACGGACGATTTCGGCACACAGTACCAAGAACTCGACGAAGACGTCTGGACGCTGTCGTACAGCGGCGTCTGTCAGCCAAAGCGCGTCGACACAGTCTCGAAACATCCTGCACCGGATCACCTTCTCGACATCCGGACCAGAGGCGGTCGACGACTTCGAGTCACGCCGGACCATACGATGCTCCGGTACGACCAGGACGCGTCAGAGGAACTCCACCAGAACTACTGGAAAGCAGAGAAAGTTTCGGCTCAAGAACTATCCGTCGGCGACGACGTGCCCGTCCCTTCGCCACCAGAGGACGGGTCAATCGACGACTTCCTGTTCAGTCCCGTCAAGGACAAGAACGATCACCCACCAGCGGTCACGGACTGGGATACGATCGAAAGCGTCGAGATCGTCGGTTCAGATGTGGACTACGTCTACTGCCTCACAGTCGAGGATACCAACACGGTCTGTTCTAATGGAATCCTGACAGGTCAGTGCGACGGCGACGAGGATTGCGTGATGCTCCTGCTTGACGGCCTGCTGAACTTCAGCAAATCCTACCTCCCCGACCAGCGCGGCGGCCGCATGGACGCCCCGCTGGTGATGTCCTCGCGGATCGACCCCTCCGAGATCGACGACGAGGCCCACAACATGGACGTCGTCGACCGATATCCCTTGGAGTTCTACGAGGCGACTCGGGAACTCGCGGATCCGGGCGAGGTCGACGTCGAGATCGCCGAGGACACCCTCGGGACGGATCTGGAGTACACCGGCTTCCGGCACACCCACGACACCAGCAATATCGCGCTGGGGCCGGACCTCTCGGCGTACAAGACGCTCGGGTC
- a CDS encoding PPC domain-containing DNA-binding protein yields the protein MNYREVTTTGEYLARLDTGADWRAEIEALAAEVDADAAWFAAMGAVQDAELWFYDQDSCEYQSMTFDEPLEVASCVGNVAYLDGERFAHTHAVLSRPSGQALAGHLDSGTVWAGEVYLRAFEDELDREYDETTELDLWL from the coding sequence ATGAACTATCGGGAGGTCACGACCACGGGCGAGTATCTCGCTCGCCTCGACACCGGCGCAGATTGGCGCGCCGAGATCGAGGCACTCGCCGCCGAGGTCGACGCCGACGCGGCGTGGTTCGCCGCGATGGGGGCCGTGCAGGACGCCGAACTCTGGTTCTACGATCAGGACAGTTGCGAGTACCAGTCGATGACCTTCGACGAACCGCTGGAGGTCGCCAGCTGCGTCGGGAACGTCGCCTATCTCGACGGAGAACGGTTCGCCCACACCCACGCCGTGCTCTCGCGGCCGAGCGGGCAGGCGCTCGCGGGCCATCTCGACTCCGGGACCGTGTGGGCCGGCGAAGTGTACCTGCGCGCGTTCGAGGACGAACTGGACCGGGAGTACGACGAGACCACCGAACTGGACCTCTGGTTATAG
- a CDS encoding oxygenase MpaB family protein — protein sequence MSDIDRRDDVLSTADTTDIDVLPDEGALAGAADADGPLSHLGDAVRAEEIPEDIAALAASEVDDPGEGFFGPDSLAWRINRENVLYVAGVTPILLQIAHPSVAAGLRDHSTLQSDYRTRLTHTFDIVDTLFFGDVESAITGAVIVRRLHEGVAGRVDDSGVDDGTYYANDPELLWWVAATLFDLSTRAYETLVEPLSRAEKRRYYREHTIFQRLMGLPEAALPDTLGAFEERYASTIDDDLVLGETGRAVTAGFLDQFGRARPVAEFLGAAWLPASARELFGFEWGPSRQRRFDAVGRLFRSMPLWALPDRVRYRKQYRAFDRV from the coding sequence ATGAGCGATATCGACCGCCGCGACGACGTACTCTCGACCGCTGATACCACCGACATCGACGTACTCCCCGACGAGGGCGCACTGGCTGGAGCGGCCGACGCCGACGGCCCGCTCTCGCATCTCGGCGACGCCGTGCGCGCCGAGGAGATTCCCGAGGACATCGCCGCGCTCGCGGCGTCGGAGGTCGACGATCCCGGCGAGGGATTCTTCGGGCCGGACTCGCTGGCCTGGCGAATCAACCGCGAGAACGTGCTGTACGTCGCCGGCGTGACGCCGATCTTGCTCCAGATCGCCCACCCCAGCGTCGCCGCCGGCCTCCGGGACCACAGCACGCTCCAGAGCGACTACCGGACCCGCCTCACGCACACGTTCGACATCGTCGATACGCTGTTTTTCGGCGACGTGGAATCGGCGATAACCGGCGCGGTGATCGTCCGTCGACTCCACGAGGGCGTCGCCGGGCGGGTCGACGACAGCGGCGTCGACGACGGGACGTACTACGCCAACGATCCGGAGTTGCTCTGGTGGGTCGCGGCGACGCTGTTCGACCTCTCGACGCGGGCCTACGAGACGCTGGTCGAGCCGCTGTCGCGCGCCGAAAAGCGTCGGTACTACCGCGAGCACACGATCTTCCAGCGCCTGATGGGGCTTCCGGAAGCAGCACTTCCCGACACGCTCGGGGCGTTCGAGGAGCGATACGCGTCGACCATCGACGACGACCTCGTGCTGGGCGAGACCGGACGGGCCGTGACGGCGGGCTTTCTCGACCAGTTCGGCCGCGCGCGCCCGGTCGCGGAGTTTCTCGGCGCCGCGTGGCTGCCCGCGTCGGCGCGGGAGCTGTTCGGCTTCGAGTGGGGCCCGTCCAGACAGCGGCGGTTCGACGCCGTCGGCCGCCTGTTCCGGTCGATGCCGCTGTGGGCCCTGCCCGACCGCGTTCGCTACCGCAAGCAGTACCGGGCGTTCGATCGGGTGTAG
- a CDS encoding UbiA family prenyltransferase — protein MNPTIPNRQLRGLVELARPLPVAGAGTLTLVGAFVAAGTRAVGPGVAAAALVAMLATAGGNAINDYVDRDLDVVDSPDRPIPSGAVDAGTALALGTALLAGALAVAAVLPAPAIAIAAVNVLAVAAYTSGLKGRAGAGNVLVALLSGSTLLFGGAAAGDASATAGLATLATLPALAREILLDVRDVRGDRAAGLTTLPVCLGERSALLVAAATLLLAVLVSPVPYLTGTLGAVYLLAMVAADAAWLWAAVRVVDAAERGHPLLLVGTALTTLAIVADVAVVV, from the coding sequence ATGAACCCGACCATCCCGAATCGACAGCTCCGGGGACTGGTCGAGCTTGCGCGGCCGCTCCCTGTCGCCGGCGCCGGGACGCTCACGCTCGTGGGCGCGTTCGTCGCGGCGGGGACACGGGCCGTCGGGCCGGGCGTCGCCGCGGCGGCGCTCGTGGCGATGCTGGCGACCGCGGGCGGCAACGCGATCAACGACTACGTCGACCGGGACCTCGACGTGGTCGACAGCCCCGACCGGCCGATTCCCAGCGGCGCGGTCGACGCCGGGACAGCACTTGCACTGGGGACAGCGCTCCTCGCCGGCGCGCTGGCGGTGGCAGCCGTCCTGCCGGCGCCGGCGATCGCCATCGCGGCGGTCAACGTGCTGGCCGTCGCCGCCTACACGTCCGGACTGAAAGGGCGAGCGGGCGCTGGAAACGTTCTCGTGGCGCTGCTCAGCGGGAGCACGCTCCTGTTCGGCGGCGCCGCCGCCGGCGATGCGAGCGCGACCGCCGGACTCGCGACGCTCGCCACGCTGCCCGCGCTGGCCCGGGAGATTCTCCTCGACGTGAGGGACGTGCGCGGCGACCGGGCGGCAGGACTGACGACGCTCCCCGTCTGCCTCGGCGAGCGAAGCGCGCTGCTGGTCGCGGCCGCGACGCTCCTGCTGGCGGTGCTGGTGAGTCCCGTACCGTACTTGACCGGCACGCTCGGCGCGGTCTACCTGCTGGCGATGGTCGCCGCCGACGCGGCGTGGCTCTGGGCGGCCGTCAGAGTCGTCGATGCCGCCGAACGCGGCCACCCGCTGTTGCTCGTCGGGACGGCGCTGACGACACTCGCAATCGTCGCGGACGTGGCGGTGGTCGTGTGA
- a CDS encoding acetoacetate decarboxylase family protein — protein MTEDERTAVLSTGHEVALPLSTDASIVAATFGASLDGVRTLLPEELAPIRVTPSRAAATLMCVEYDRIGRGEIEPYAEFGVLFAAAPDDGTAPPDARTASPLSLLTGEGGGYVWTLPVTTEPARALGEIWSYPKIVAGIEFEDEGATRRTTVDIDGERLLSVEIRRPRTLSSGVTTRSYTAGDDGVVREPLTLRGDFGAAPLSSRVALSLGDHPQADRLRALDLGSRALARIAFEGEFRIAPPEPLGGD, from the coding sequence GTGACCGAGGACGAGCGGACCGCCGTGCTGTCGACCGGCCACGAGGTCGCGCTCCCGCTGTCGACCGACGCGAGCATCGTCGCCGCGACATTCGGGGCGTCGCTCGACGGCGTCCGGACGTTGCTTCCCGAGGAGCTCGCGCCGATCCGCGTGACGCCGTCCCGGGCCGCGGCGACGCTCATGTGCGTCGAGTACGACCGGATCGGCCGCGGCGAGATCGAGCCCTACGCCGAGTTCGGCGTCCTGTTCGCCGCCGCGCCCGACGACGGGACCGCCCCGCCAGACGCTCGGACCGCGTCGCCGCTCTCGCTGCTCACCGGCGAGGGCGGAGGCTACGTCTGGACGCTCCCCGTGACGACCGAGCCGGCCCGCGCGCTCGGTGAGATCTGGTCGTATCCGAAGATCGTCGCCGGCATCGAGTTCGAGGACGAAGGTGCCACCCGGCGCACGACGGTCGATATCGACGGCGAACGACTCCTCTCGGTCGAGATTCGGCGTCCGCGAACGCTCAGCAGCGGCGTCACCACGCGCAGTTACACGGCGGGCGACGACGGCGTAGTCCGGGAGCCGCTGACACTTCGAGGTGATTTCGGGGCCGCACCGCTGAGCAGTCGCGTCGCGCTCTCGCTCGGCGACCATCCGCAGGCCGACCGGCTACGCGCGCTCGATCTGGGCTCACGGGCGCTGGCTCGGATCGCGTTCGAGGGCGAGTTCCGGATCGCGCCGCCCGAACCGCTCGGAGGGGACTGA
- a CDS encoding SDR family oxidoreductase — protein sequence MSDGNRAGAGGDAHGDETPVALITGAASGIGAATATALADRGWRVYATDIEMPLPEELRERCTCRELDVTDAEQCERVVEEIVDETGRIDALVNNAGYAVPGPIEDVDPEDARRQFDVLVHGVGTLCRAVLPEMRAAGHGRIVNVSSVLGMSTVPGVGTYCAGKAALESLTDALRIELRDTGVDVSLVEPAWVDTGFADGARERLDGDRTDAYGDTYAALDRGWVLEGGPLAADPEAVAERIVAAATTASPRARYPVGTFAHFVRWTHILPARLQDPIQRWFGRVSITANRLYQRLGGLP from the coding sequence GTGAGCGACGGCAACCGCGCGGGCGCTGGCGGCGACGCACACGGCGACGAGACGCCGGTCGCGCTGATCACCGGCGCGGCCTCGGGCATCGGCGCCGCGACGGCGACGGCGCTCGCCGATCGGGGCTGGCGGGTGTACGCGACTGACATCGAGATGCCGTTGCCCGAGGAGTTACGCGAGCGCTGTACCTGCCGGGAACTCGACGTGACCGACGCCGAGCAGTGCGAGCGCGTCGTCGAGGAGATCGTCGACGAAACGGGCCGCATCGACGCGCTCGTGAACAACGCCGGCTACGCCGTTCCGGGACCGATCGAAGATGTCGACCCCGAGGACGCCCGGCGCCAGTTCGACGTGCTCGTCCACGGCGTCGGGACGCTCTGTCGGGCGGTGCTACCCGAGATGCGGGCCGCTGGGCACGGCCGCATCGTCAACGTCTCCAGCGTGCTCGGGATGTCGACGGTCCCCGGCGTCGGCACCTACTGCGCCGGAAAAGCGGCGCTGGAATCGCTGACCGATGCGCTGCGGATCGAACTCCGCGACACCGGCGTCGACGTGAGCCTCGTCGAACCGGCGTGGGTCGACACCGGCTTCGCCGACGGCGCCCGCGAGCGCCTCGACGGCGACCGAACCGACGCCTACGGGGACACCTACGCGGCGCTCGACCGCGGGTGGGTGCTGGAAGGCGGTCCGTTAGCGGCCGATCCCGAGGCCGTCGCGGAGCGGATCGTCGCCGCGGCGACCACGGCGTCCCCGCGAGCCCGGTATCCCGTCGGCACGTTCGCCCACTTCGTCCGGTGGACCCACATACTTCCAGCCCGGTTGCAGGACCCGATCCAGCGGTGGTTCGGGCGGGTCAGCATCACGGCGAATCGGCTCTACCAGCGTCTCGGAGGGTTGCCGTGA
- a CDS encoding pyridoxal-phosphate-dependent aminotransferase family protein has protein sequence MTEKREYRDDYDDKTLYIPGPTEVREDVIESMCEPMFGHRMDRMTDLYTTIVEDTKEFLGTDNEVIILTGSGTEFWEASTLNLVDENILVPTCGSFSERHANVAERLGKNVDRLEYEWGEAIKPEDIRAELEASDKHYDVVATVMNESSTGVRNPIEEIGDVVAEYPDTYFVVDAVSALGGDYVDIDEHNIDVIFASSQKAFAMPPGLAICVVSDEAYERELEKDSASWYGGFQRTLDYYDRKGQTHSTPAIPIMLAYRKQMKHMLEEGHEARDQRHREMAEYTREWAEEHFAMFPEEGYESQTVACIENTQDIDVAGTIETINEEYDMAFSNGYGSTLGETTFRIGHMGEHDVESIKELTDAIEEVAGL, from the coding sequence GTGACCGAGAAACGCGAATACCGCGACGACTACGACGACAAGACGCTGTACATCCCCGGCCCGACCGAAGTCCGCGAGGACGTCATCGAGTCGATGTGCGAGCCGATGTTCGGCCACCGCATGGACCGGATGACCGACCTCTACACGACCATCGTCGAGGACACCAAGGAGTTCCTCGGCACGGACAACGAAGTCATCATCCTGACGGGCTCTGGCACCGAGTTCTGGGAGGCCTCGACGCTCAACCTCGTCGACGAGAACATCCTCGTGCCGACCTGCGGGAGCTTCAGCGAACGCCACGCCAACGTCGCCGAGCGACTGGGCAAGAACGTCGACCGGCTGGAGTACGAGTGGGGCGAGGCGATCAAGCCCGAGGACATCCGCGCCGAACTCGAAGCAAGCGACAAACACTACGACGTGGTCGCAACGGTGATGAACGAGTCCTCGACGGGCGTGCGCAATCCGATCGAGGAGATCGGCGACGTGGTCGCGGAGTACCCCGACACGTACTTTGTCGTCGACGCGGTCTCCGCGCTGGGTGGGGACTACGTCGACATCGACGAGCACAACATCGACGTGATCTTCGCGTCGAGCCAGAAGGCCTTCGCCATGCCGCCGGGGCTGGCGATCTGTGTCGTCAGCGACGAGGCCTACGAGCGCGAACTGGAGAAAGACTCCGCCTCGTGGTACGGCGGCTTCCAGCGCACGCTCGATTACTACGACCGGAAGGGCCAGACCCACTCGACGCCGGCGATCCCGATCATGCTGGCCTACCGCAAGCAGATGAAACACATGCTCGAAGAGGGCCACGAGGCCCGCGACCAGCGCCACCGCGAAATGGCCGAGTACACCCGCGAGTGGGCCGAAGAGCACTTCGCCATGTTCCCCGAGGAGGGCTACGAATCCCAGACGGTCGCCTGCATCGAGAACACCCAAGACATCGACGTGGCCGGGACGATCGAGACGATCAACGAAGAGTACGACATGGCGTTCTCGAACGGCTACGGCTCGACGCTGGGCGAGACGACGTTCCGAATCGGCCACATGGGCGAGCACGACGTCGAGAGCATCAAGGAGCTGACCGACGCCATCGAAGAGGTCGCCGGGCTGTAA
- a CDS encoding acetamidase/formamidase family protein: MAQQEVRDVLEVDRYTLGLVGPDQEWAGTVADGGTIKTHTPPACWGPMITPEFRGGHEVTRPIRVENAEVGDAVALKIRDIEVTSVATSTGSMREREGAFDSDPFVDHRCPNCGTEWPESVVEGTGEDAIKCAECGENASSFGFEFGYTVAFDDDRSVGITVGEDGAHDLAERAEEAMAIPEHSRQHPILLYEPDEMPGTLGRLRPFAGNIGTTPPVELPDSHNAGDFGQFLIGADHEWGLEDEDELAARTDGHMDISEVRAGATLLCPVAVDGAGVYVGDLHANQGDGELSLHTTDVSGRTEVDVEVIKGLDIDGPILLPNEEDLPFISAPYSDEELDDGRELAEQYDTDLTEEMGPIQVIGSGATINDATENAFDRAGKLLDMTEGEVRGRCTFTGGVQIGRLPGVVQLDMLAPMEKLEERGMDHLVRDQYGL, translated from the coding sequence ATGGCACAGCAAGAAGTACGCGACGTACTGGAGGTCGACCGGTACACGCTCGGACTGGTCGGCCCCGACCAGGAGTGGGCCGGCACGGTCGCCGACGGGGGGACGATCAAGACTCACACGCCGCCGGCGTGTTGGGGACCGATGATCACGCCCGAGTTCCGCGGGGGTCACGAGGTCACTCGCCCGATCCGGGTCGAAAACGCCGAGGTCGGCGATGCCGTCGCGCTGAAAATCCGGGACATCGAGGTGACAAGCGTCGCAACCAGCACGGGGTCGATGCGCGAGCGCGAGGGGGCGTTCGACAGCGACCCCTTCGTCGACCATCGGTGTCCGAACTGCGGCACCGAGTGGCCCGAGAGCGTCGTCGAGGGGACGGGCGAGGACGCCATCAAGTGCGCCGAGTGCGGCGAAAACGCCTCCTCGTTTGGCTTCGAGTTCGGCTACACTGTCGCGTTCGACGACGACCGCTCCGTGGGCATCACCGTCGGCGAGGACGGCGCGCACGATCTGGCCGAGCGCGCCGAGGAGGCGATGGCGATCCCCGAGCACTCCCGCCAGCACCCGATCTTGCTGTACGAACCCGACGAGATGCCGGGGACGCTCGGGCGCCTGCGCCCCTTCGCCGGCAACATCGGCACGACGCCGCCGGTCGAACTGCCGGACTCGCACAACGCCGGCGACTTCGGCCAGTTCCTGATCGGCGCCGACCACGAGTGGGGACTCGAAGACGAGGATGAACTGGCGGCACGCACCGACGGTCACATGGACATCTCCGAAGTCCGGGCCGGCGCGACGCTGCTCTGTCCCGTCGCGGTCGACGGCGCCGGCGTCTACGTCGGCGACCTCCACGCGAATCAGGGCGACGGCGAACTCTCCTTGCACACGACCGACGTGAGCGGGCGCACCGAGGTCGACGTGGAGGTGATCAAAGGCCTCGATATCGACGGCCCGATCCTGCTCCCCAACGAGGAGGATCTGCCCTTCATCAGCGCGCCCTACAGCGACGAGGAACTCGACGACGGCCGCGAACTGGCCGAGCAGTACGACACCGACCTGACCGAGGAGATGGGACCGATCCAGGTGATCGGCTCGGGGGCGACAATCAACGACGCCACCGAGAACGCGTTCGACCGGGCCGGCAAACTGCTGGACATGACCGAGGGCGAGGTCCGGGGCCGATGCACGTTCACCGGCGGCGTCCAGATCGGCCGGCTCCCCGGCGTCGTCCAGCTCGATATGTTGGCGCCGATGGAGAAGTTGGAGGAGCGCGGAATGGACCACCTCGTGCGCGATCAGTACGGGCTCTGA